The Xanthomonas sontii genomic sequence TATGCCGGCATGGCGCTGCTGTTCGCGGCTGTCCTGCACTACGCGGTGGAGCAGCCGTTCCTGCGCCTGCGCGAGCGGCGCGGCGCTCCGGCTGTCGCGGCCGCGCATGGTTGAACGCACGGTTCCGATCCGCGCGGCACGTCCTGGTGAAGAGCGATGGCAATCCTTCAAGACGATGGCCAGCGGCGGCGCCACATGCTCGTCGGCGTCCTGATCGCCAGGAGGATGCCCTGCAAGGGCGGCAAGTAAGCGCGCGGGACGTCTCAGCCATCCCCGACCAGCGCTGCATGCGCCGCCTGCAGGCGTTGTTGCAGGATCTCCGCCAGCCGCGCCACCGCCGGCGGCGGCACGGCGACCGCGCGATGCAGGCTCAGCCCTAGCGCCGGCAACGCGGGCAGGCCGCCGGCGCCGGGCGCCAGCAAGGCCAGTCCGGCCGGCACCCCGGCCGGGGTGCGCAGGGTGATGCCCAATCCGGCGCGGACCGCCGCCCATACGCCGCCGAGGCTGGCGCTGGTGAAGGCGATGCGCCATGGGATGCCGGCGCGGTCCAGGGCGGTGGTCGCGGCCGTGCGCAGCAGGCAGGGGGCTTCCAGCATCACCAATGGCAATGGCGCCGCGCCGCTCCAGTCGGCCACGTCCGGCGCGCTGCGGTCGCCTGCGGCGATCCAGCGCAGCGGCCACGCCGCTTGTGCCTGCCGATGCGCCGAGGCTGCGCCGGAGTCCCAGGCCAGGGCCAGATCCAGTTGCCCGGCCTCCACCCGCGCCAGCAGTTCCTGGTGGCGGGCGATGCGCGCTTCGATCCGCACCTGCGGGTGGGCGCGGGCGAAACGCCCGAGCACGTCCGGCAGCATGTGCTCGCCGAAGTCCTCCTGCAGGCCCAGCCGCACCCAGCCTTGCAGCGCCGTGTCCTGCAGGGCCACGACCGCCTCATCGTTGAGCTCGAGCAGCCGCCGCGCGTAGCCCAGCAAGGCTTCGCCGGCCTCGGTCAGGGCCAGGCCGCGGCCCTGGCGGCGCAGCACCGGCTGCCCGGCCTGCTCCTCCAGCTTCTTCAGCTGTGCGCTGATCGCAGAGGTGGAGCGCCCGCGGCGCTCGGCCGCCTTGGCGAAGCTGCCCAACTCCACGCCGGCGACGAAGCTGCGCAGCGCGTCGAGGTCGAAGGTGGTGGGGCGCATCGGTCGATCCTGATTTACCGGACAGTTGTTTCGATATTTTCCGATTTTTCGAAAGGTTGTGCGCGACTAGGCTGTGCCCGTTCCCCTGCGAGACGTTCCGATGTCCGACCCATCCACGCCGTTTCCTTCCCCGCAGGCCGCGTTCGGCGACATCGCGCCGGCCTTCGCCCGCCTCACCGACGAGGTGCTGTTCGCCGATGTGTGGCAGCGCCCGGGGCTGTCGCCGCGCGAGCGCAGCCTGGTCACGGTGGCGGCACTGGTAGCCCTGTCGCG encodes the following:
- a CDS encoding LysR substrate-binding domain-containing protein gives rise to the protein MRPTTFDLDALRSFVAGVELGSFAKAAERRGRSTSAISAQLKKLEEQAGQPVLRRQGRGLALTEAGEALLGYARRLLELNDEAVVALQDTALQGWVRLGLQEDFGEHMLPDVLGRFARAHPQVRIEARIARHQELLARVEAGQLDLALAWDSGAASAHRQAQAAWPLRWIAAGDRSAPDVADWSGAAPLPLVMLEAPCLLRTAATTALDRAGIPWRIAFTSASLGGVWAAVRAGLGITLRTPAGVPAGLALLAPGAGGLPALPALGLSLHRAVAVPPPAVARLAEILQQRLQAAHAALVGDG